AGACGTTCCCGAGACGTTCTGCAAGACGGAGCAATCCGAGTTTGTTCCCGATGAGTTTCTGTTGCGTGGTCATCGTCACACGGTCCTTTCATGTGGTGGTTGATGATACGCGTCTGTCAGATATTATCCTAACTTGTGCACATACTACGTGTTACCTGCCACGTTGCCACCTTGCCACTTTGCTACCTGCCACCTTGCCACGTTGCCACCTTGCCACTTTGCTACCTTCCACCTTGCCACGTTGCTCCCTTCCACCTTGCCACGTTGCTACCTTCCACCTTGCCACGTGTTACGTGTAACGTGCTAGATGTCGCGTGCCCCCGCAATCACCCGGGCTTAATCAGCAGGCGCGAGGTGTAGTCGATGCGGTGCATGAACATGCTGAGACCATGCGCGGCGATGTACTCGTCCACGGCCTTGCGCTGGCCGAGCCAGTGGCCGTAGTCGTCGATGATCAACACGCCGCCGGGTGCAAGCAGCGGAAAGAGAAACTCGAGTTCGTGTCTGGTGGATTCGTACCAATCGGTGTCGAGTCGCAGCAGCGCGATGCGGTCGGGCATGGTGCCGGGTATCGTCTCCTCGACGAGGCCCTTCACGAAGTGGATACGTTCGCGCGGATACCCCATGCGCAGCACATTTGTCTGCACGTCCTCGAGCGGCGACAGGCACCAGATGTTCGCCCCTTCGGCCCGGGTTGTCTCGCGCAATTCCTCCTCGGCGGGTTTGCCGTGCACCGACACGTCCTCCGCGCCGGGCGCGTTCATACCCTCGAAGGTGTCGTATAAAAAGACGTCCCGATCCGTTATTGCCTCCCGCTGCAGCGCGCGGATGATGGCCATCACCGAGCCGCCGCGCCACACGCCGCACTCGACGTAGGCGCCGTCGATGCCGTTGCGCACCGTGTACCGCACCGCCTCGATCAGCGCGTGCAGGCGGTCGTAGCCGGTCATTGTGAACGGCTTCACCTCGGCGCAGATCGCGCGGTGTCCTTCGTCGAAGTCCAGCGGGAACGGATGGTAGCGCACAAGGTCGACGCCGAATTTGCGCAGCAGCGGCCGCACCCCTTCGCTGATCGCGGCGGCGAGGCGGCGGCCGTAGCTCGTTTTTTCGATCCATGTATGGCGCGCGTGCGGGGCGGGGGCGTGTCGTTCTGCGGTGATATCGTCCATGAATAAAATGTACGCCGGGAGGGATTCGCATCCAATGTCGCTCACACGCCCGCCGCATTTGAATGCGTCACGCCGCATCCGTATCATGCGGCGCTTGTAGAAAGAATCGTCCTTTCGCCGGGAGTCTCACCCATGCGTTTCCTTCGTCACACGCTGCTGCCGATCCTGCTCGCCATGGCGTGGATCAGTGTCTCGGAATTTCTCCGCAACCAATTCCTCTTCGCGCGGCTCTGGGTGGACCATTACGCGGCGCGCGGACTCACCTTTCCCGCCGAAGCAATAAACGGCGCGCTGTGGGGTGTATGGGCGCTGGTATTCTCCGCGCTCCTGTACACGATCGCCCGAAAGTTCTCTTTTCTCCACACGGCTGTGATCGGTTGGATCGCGGGTTTTGTGCTCATGTGGCTGGTGATCGGCAACCTCGATGTGCTCCCCTTCGGAATTCTCTGGGCCGCTGTGCCATGGAGTTTGGCCGAGGCCGCGGGAGCGGCGTGGATCGTGTCGCGGCTCGGAGTACACAAGCATCGTTGACAGAAGCTCCCGGACCAGCGGAACCCGAGTTTCCGCTTCATCGTCCGTTCTTCCCTGATATTTCTCCTGGCGACAGTACAGCGACTGCCTGACCGACTCCGCGTGCATCCTTTTCGGAGCACTTGCATCCCATTTGTACAATGGCATTGTGGCATTCGCCGGATGCGGCGACAGGAGTGGTGAA
This is a stretch of genomic DNA from Ignavibacteriota bacterium. It encodes these proteins:
- a CDS encoding class I SAM-dependent methyltransferase — protein: MDDITAERHAPAPHARHTWIEKTSYGRRLAAAISEGVRPLLRKFGVDLVRYHPFPLDFDEGHRAICAEVKPFTMTGYDRLHALIEAVRYTVRNGIDGAYVECGVWRGGSVMAIIRALQREAITDRDVFLYDTFEGMNAPGAEDVSVHGKPAEEELRETTRAEGANIWCLSPLEDVQTNVLRMGYPRERIHFVKGLVEETIPGTMPDRIALLRLDTDWYESTRHELEFLFPLLAPGGVLIIDDYGHWLGQRKAVDEYIAAHGLSMFMHRIDYTSRLLIKPG